The following coding sequences are from one Stigmatopora nigra isolate UIUO_SnigA chromosome 10, RoL_Snig_1.1, whole genome shotgun sequence window:
- the gpx1b gene encoding glutathione peroxidase 1b: MAKRMYDFAAKLLTGETLQLSSLQGKVVLIENVASLUGTTTRDYTQMNELHERYAEKGLVILGVPCNQFGHQENCKNDEILQSLKYIRPGNGFEPKFHLLEKVDVNGKDAHPLFVFLRESLPVPSDDPTSLMSDPKFIMWSPVCRNDISWNFEKFLIGSDGVPFKRYSRRFLTCDIEGDIKKLLSQAN, encoded by the exons ATGGCAAAAAGAATGTACGATTTTGCAGCTAAATTGTTAACAGGGGAAACTTTGCAATTGTCCTCGCTTCAAGGAAAAGTTGTCCTTATTGAGAACGTTGCATCTCTCTGAGGTACAACCACCAGGGATTACACCCAGATGAACGAGCTCCACGAGCGTTATGCAGAAAAGGGGCTTGTTATCCTGGGTGTACCCTGCAACCAGTTCGGCCATCAG gaaaactgcaaaaatgatgaaatcCTCCAGTCATTGAAGTACATCCGACCTGGAAATGGCTTCGAGCCCAAGTTTCATCTCCTTGAGAAGGTCGACGTGAACGGAAAAGATGCCCATCCACTGTTCGTGTTCTTGCGGGAAAGTCTGCCGGTCCCAAGCGATGACCCTACCTCCCTAATGAGCGACCCTAAATTCATCATGTGGAGCCCAGTGTGCCGGAATGACATCTCCTGGAACTTTGAAAAGTTCCTCATCGGGTCAGACGGTGTGCCCTTCAAGCGCTACAGCCGCAGATTCCTGACATGTGACATTGAGGGAGACATCAAAAAGCTCTTGAGCCAAGCAAATTAA